From the Manis javanica isolate MJ-LG chromosome 11, MJ_LKY, whole genome shotgun sequence genome, one window contains:
- the OR5AP2 gene encoding olfactory receptor 5AP2, with the protein MISYMKEVQVRNRTEVTEFILLGLSDNSDLQVVLFGLFLLIYMATMAGNLGMMILIKMDPCLHTPMYFFLSSLSFVDASYSSSVTPKMLVNLVAENKAISFHGCAAQFYFFGSFLGTECFLLAMMAYDRYAAIWNPLLYPVLMSGRICFFLVATSFLAGFGNAAIHTGMTFRLSFCDSNRINHFYCDTPPLLKLSCSDTYINGIVIMAFSSFNVISCVMIVFISYLCILIAILRIPSLEGRHKAFSTCASHLMAVTIFFGTILFMYLRPTSSYSMEQDKIVSIFYTVVIPMLNPLIYSLKNKDVKEALKKILQKYIL; encoded by the coding sequence ATGATCAGCTATATGAAAGAGGTCCAAGTCAGGAATCGAACAGAAGTGACAGAATTTATCCTCTTAGGACTCTCGGACAATTCAGATTTACAAGTTGTCCTCTTTGGATTGTTTCTGTTAATCTATATGGCAACCATGGCGGGTAACTTGGGGATGATGATATTGATTAAGATGGATCCCTGTCTCCACACTCCCATGTACTTCTTTCTCAGCAGCCTCTCCTTTGTTGATGCCTCTTACTCTTCTTCTGTCACTCCTAAGATGCTGGTGAACCTTGTGGCTGAGAATAAAGCCATTTCTTTTCATGGATGTGCTGCCCAGTTTTACTTCTTTGGCTCCTTCTTGGGGACTGAATGCTTCCTGTTGGCCATGATGGCATACGACCGCTATGCAGCCATTTGGAACCCTCTGTTATACCCAGTTCTCATGTCGGGGAGAATTTGCTTCTTTCTAGTAGCTACCTCGTTTTTAGCAGGCTTTGGGAATGCAGCAATACACACAGGAATGACTTTCAGATTGTCCTTTTGTGACTCTAATAGGATCAACCATTTCTACTGTGACACCCCACCCCTGCTCAAACTCTCGTGCTCTGACACCTACATCAATGGCATTGTGATCATGGCTTTCTCCAGTTTTAATGTCATCAGCTGTGTTATGATTGTCTTCATTTCTTATCTGTGTATACTCattgccatcttgagaatcccttCATTAGAGGGAAGACACAAAGCattctccacctgtgcttcccaccTCATGGCTGTCACCATATTCTTTGGGACAATTCTCTTCATGTACTTGCGTCCTACATCTAGCTACTCAATGGAGCAGGACAAGATTGTCTCTATCTTTTATACAGTTGTAATCCCTATGCTAAATCCCCTCATCTACAGTTTGAAAAATAAGGATGTGAAAGAGGCCCTAAAGAAGATCTTACAAAAATACATACTGTAA
- the LOC108387952 gene encoding olfactory receptor 5AR1 has protein sequence MDKENHSVVTEFIFVGITQDPQLQIIFFVVFLLVYLVNVVGNVGMIILIITDPQLHTPMYFFLCNLSFVDLGYSSAIAPRMLADFLTKHKVISFSSCATQFAFFVGFVDAECYVLAAMAYDRFVAICRPLHYSTLMSKQVCWALMLGSYLAGLVSLVAHTSLTFSLSYCGSNIINHFFCEIPPLLALSCSDTYISEILLFSLCGFIEFSTILIISISYAFILIAIIKMHSAEGRLKAFSTCGSHLTGVTLFYGTVMFMYLRPTSSYSLDQDKWASVFYTIIIPMLNPLIYSLRNKDVKAAFKKLTGIKPQ, from the coding sequence atggataaagaaaaccaCTCAGTGGTGACTGAGTTCATCTTCGTGGGCATCACTCAAGACCCTCAGCTGCAGATCATCTTCTTCGTGGTCTTCCTCTTGGTCTACCTGGTCAATGTGGTGGGGAACGTTGGTATGATTATCCTGATCATAACAGACCCTCAGCTGCATACTCCCATGTATTTTTTCCTCTGCAACCTCTCCTTTGTCGACCTGGGCTATTCCTCAGCCATTGCCCCCAGGATGCTCGCTGACTTCCTAACAAAGCACAAGGTTATCTCCTTCTCCAGCTGTGCCACCcagtttgctttctttgtaggtTTCGTGGATGCTGAGTGCTACGTCCTGGcagccatggcctatgaccgtTTTGTGGCCATCTGTCGACCCCTCCACTATAGCACTCTCATGTCCAAGCAAGTCTGCTGGGCTCTCATGCTGGGCTCTTACCTGGCTGGTCTGGTGAGTCTAGTGGCCCACACTTCCCTTACTTTCAGTTTGAGTTACTGTGGTTCCAATATCATCAACCACTTCTTCTGTGAAATCCCACCGCTCTTGGCCCTTTCTTGCTCAGACACTTACATCAGCGAGATCCTGCTCTTCAGTCTGTGTGGCTTCATTGAATTCAGCACCATCCTCATCATCTCCATCTCCTATGCCTTCATCCTCATTGCAATCATCAAAATGCACTCGGCTGAAGGCCGCCTTAAGGCTTTCTCCACCTGTGGATCTCACCTCACTGGTGTCACGCTTTTTTATGGCACAGTCATGTTTATGTACCTGAGGCCAACATCCAGCTACTCGCTCGACCAAGATAAGTGGGCCTCTGTATTCTACACGATTATCATTCCCATGTTGAATCCCTTGATCTACAGTTTAAGGAACAAGGATGtgaaagctgcttttaaaaaactaactGGCATAAAACCTCAATAG
- the LOC118968078 gene encoding olfactory receptor 9G1-like produces the protein MERSNHTVTEFILLGFSTDPVTQRVLFVVFLGVYSVTVVGNITLTVLICSDSRLHTPMYFFTGNLSFLDLWYSSVYTPKILVICISEDRSISFAGCVAQFLFSGGLAYSECYLLAAMAYDRYVAISQPLLYSQAMSIKLCAFLVVASYLGGFINCSIVAKRIFSLNFCGDNVIDDFFCDLFPLVKLACGRKDGFRAVLFFCLASNVIAPCVLIIASYLFIITTILRIRSTQGRLKAFSTCSSHLTSVTLYYGSILYIYTHSRSSYSFKTDKIVSIFCTVVFPMLNPMIYSLRNKDVKEALNKVFRKS, from the coding sequence ATGGAGAGGAGCAACCACACGGTGACAGAGTTCATCCTGCTGGGCTTCAGCACAGACCCCGTGACGCAGCGCGTCCTCTTTGTGGTATTCCTGGGCGTGTACTCTGTGACCGTGGTAGGAAATATCACCCTCACGGTGCTGATCTGCAGTGACTCCCGGCTGCACACGCCCATGTACTTTTTCACTGGGAATCTGTCTTTTCTGGATCTCTGGTATTCCTCTGTCTACACTCCCAAAATCCTAGTGATCTGCATCTCTGAGGACAGAAGCATCTCCTTTGCTGGCTGTGTGGCTCAGTTCCTCTTCTCTGGGGGGCTGGCGTACAGTGAGTGCTATCTTCTGGCTGCCATGGcgtatgaccgctatgtggccatctctCAGCCACTGCTTTACTCACAGGCTATGTCCATAAAGCTGTGTGCATTTTTGGTAGTGGCCTCATACCTTGGTGGATTTATCAACTGTTCCATTGTTGCTAAAAGAATTTTTTCCTTGAACTTCTGCGGAGACAATGTCATTGATGACTTTTTCTGTGATTTGTTTCCATTAGTGAAGCTGGCCTGTGGCAGGAAAGATGGCTTCCGGGCTGTGCTTTTCTTCTGCCTGGCCTCCAATGTCATTGCCCCCTGTGTGCTCATCATCGCCTCCTACCtcttcatcatcaccaccatcctgaGGATCCGCTCCACCCAGGGCCGCCTCAAAGCCTTCTCCACATGCTCCTCCCACCTGACCTCGGTCACCTTGTACTACGGCTCCATCCTCTACATTTACACTCATTCCCGGTCTAGCTATTCTTTCAAGACGGACAAAATAGTTTCCATATTTTGCACTGTGGTGTTCCCCATGCTGAATCCCAtgatctacagcctgaggaataaGGATGTGAAAGAAGCTCTGAATAAAGTCTTCAGAAAATCATGA